One window of the Rosa rugosa chromosome 3, drRosRugo1.1, whole genome shotgun sequence genome contains the following:
- the LOC133740187 gene encoding uncharacterized protein LOC133740187: MADSTLPPDLPDLVMHQIILLLPTKPAIRMSSLSKQYEGIWSALRVLDFKEGELPHDDDDANDKHAKFINILARYLAFRKKDEQQPLLDKLTLHMRYLFGDEDAIIRKVLSNSLERHVKELDISLRSKHQEVECCYCLSRTVLMNAKNLTTLNLEYLRIKEIDSAETEPLCPSLKTLSLKTVHFDDKALFYLVLGCPAVEYLSLTSCSFDTPVLHVSSSSLRSLEVKNCDAEQIEVDKATNLESFTFVSKFPLLQSITLNDTINLNYIKIRAQYLTYFGLFGCHDHLNATVNTPSLHHLDIHAHLTAKVSVNAPNLWLASITLEEEEFSNYNWSWKHFATFCDFLKAFCSKNIILVMRDFKAIIFPDNFKSACYPPLPSTNRLDLIMSNPPTEESDISDLEESLLWMAPNAEEMVFAQLV; the protein is encoded by the exons ATGGCTGATAGCACATTACCACCTGACTTACCTGACCTTGTTATGCATCAAATCATCCTTCTACTTCCCACTAAACCTGCCATTCGCATGAGTTCTCTTTCCAAGCAATATGAAGGTATATGGTCTGCACTCCGCGTGTTAGATTTTAAAGAGGGCGAGCTGccacatgatgatgatgatgccaACGACAAACATGCAAAATTTATCAACATCTTGGCCAGGTACTTGGCATTCCGTAAGAAAGACGAGCAGCAACCACTCTTAGATAAATTGACTCTTCACATGAGGTACTtatttggagatgaagatgctATCATACGTAAGGTGTTGAGTAATTCACTTGAGAGACATGTCAAGGAATTGGACATAAGCCTCAGAAGTAAACATCAGGAGGTTGAATGCTGCTATTGCTTATCCCGCACAGTGCTCATGAATGCAAAAAATTTGACTACTCTGAATTTGGAATATCTGAGGATTAAGGAAATTGACAGTGCTGAGACTGAGCCATTGTGTCCCTCTTTGAAAACTTTGTCCCTCAAGACCGTGCATTTTGATGACAAGGCTCTCTTCTATTTAGTTTTGGGGTGCCCTGCTGTGGAGTACTTGTCATTAACATCATGTTCCTTTGACACCCCGGTGCTTCATGTTTCAAGTTCCAGTCTCAGATCCTTAGAAGTCAAGAATTGTGATGCTGAGCAGATTGAAGTTGATAAAGCTACAAATCTTGAGTCTTTTACATTTGTTTCAAAGTTTCCTCTCCTTCAGAGTATAACCTTAAATGATACTATCAACTTGAATTATATCAAAATCCGTGCTCAGTACCTGACCTACTTTGGATTATTTGGATGCCATGATCATTTGAATGCTACAGTTAATACTCCAAGTTTACATCACCTTGATATCCATGCTCATCTGACAGCCAAAGTTTCTGTCAATGCTCCAAACTTATGGTTGGCCAGCATCACACTTGAGGAAGAAGAATTTTCCAACTATAACTGGTCCTGGAAACATTTTGCTACTTTCTGTGACTTTCTTAAAGCATTCTGCTCCAAAAATATAATCCTCGTTATGCGCGACTTTAAG GCTATCATCTTTCCTGACAATTTCAAATCAGCCTGCTATCCACCATTGCCCAGTACCAATCGTCTTGACCTCATAATGTCTAACCCTCCGACAGAGGAGTCTGATATTTCTGACCTGGAGGAGTCCTTGCTTTGGATGGCTCCTAATGCAGAGGAGATGGTATTTGCACAGTTAGTATAG